One stretch of Juglans microcarpa x Juglans regia isolate MS1-56 chromosome 3D, Jm3101_v1.0, whole genome shotgun sequence DNA includes these proteins:
- the LOC121254279 gene encoding probable aquaporin PIP2-8 codes for MSKEVSEEGHGHHHGKDYVDPPPAPLVDMAELKLWSFYRALIAEFIATLLFLYITVATVIGYKKSADPCNSVGLLGVAWAFGGMIFVLVYCTAGISGGHINPAVTFGLFLARKVSLIRAVAYMVAQCLGAICGVGLVKAFMKHDYNAQGGGANSVAHGYSKGTALGAEIIGTFVLVYTVFSATDPKRSARDSHIPVLAPLPIGFAVFMVHLATIPITGTGINPARSFGAAVIYDNDKIWDEHWIFWVGPFVGALAAAAYHQYILRAAAIKALGSFRSNPSN; via the exons ATGTCGAAGGAAGTGAGCGAAGAGGGGCATGGCCACCACCATGGCAAAGACTACGTCGACCCTCCACCCGCACCTCTCGTCGACATGGCAGAGCTCAAGCTCTGGTCTTTCTACCGAGCCCTCATCGCCGAGTTCATCGCAACCCTCCTCTTCCTCTACATCACCGTAGCCACCGTCATCGGCTACAAGAAGTCCGCGGATCCCTGTAACAGCGTCGGCCTTCTCGGTGTAGCTTGGGCTTTTGGGGGCATGATCTTCGTCCTTGTCTACTGCACCGCCGGTATCTCTG GTGGTCATATCAACCCGGCTGTGACGTTCGGGCTCTTCTTGGCCAGGAAGGTGTCGCTGATACGGGCTGTGGCGTACATGGTGGCACAGTGCTTGGGAGCCATTTGTGGTGTTGGTTTGGTTAAGGCTTTCATGAAGCACGACTACAACGCGCAGGGTGGCGGAGCCAACTCAGTGGCTCATGGGTACAGCAAGGGTACAGCTTTGGGTGCTGAGATCATTGGTACCTTTGTGCTGGTCTACACTGTTTTCTCTGCCACTGACCCGAAGAGGAGCGCACGTGACTCACACATCCCT GTGTTGGCTCCACTCCCTATTGGGTTTGCCGTGTTCATGGTGCACTTGGCCACCATCCCCATCACTGGTACTGGTATTAACCCAGCTAGGAGCTTTGGTGCTGCTGTTATCTACGACAATGATAAAATCTGGGATGAACAT TGGATCTTCTGGGTTGGTCCATTTGTGGGAGCACTGGCCGCAGCAGCATACCACCAGTACATCCTGAGAGCAGCGGCTATCAAAGCTTTGGGATCCTTCCGCAGCAACCCCTCCAACTAA